The following are encoded together in the Falsiruegeria litorea R37 genome:
- a CDS encoding carboxyl transferase domain-containing protein, with translation MKLTSKAMPSSDGFKQNRAAHLDALSQISEAAEDARLGGGEKSRARHESRGKMLPRRRVANLLDPGSPFLEVGATAAHNMYDNAAPAAGVVAGIGRVHGQEVMVVCNDATVKGGTYFPMTVKKHLRAQEIAEENHLPCIYLVDSGGANLPQQDEVFPDRDHFGRIFYNQARMSSKGIPQIAVVMGSCTAGGAYVPAMSDVTIIVKEQGTIFLAGPPLVKAATGEVVSAEDLGGGDVHTRLSGVADYLAEDDAHALALARRAVQSLNITKPLTVNWANPEEPAYDPEEILGVVPGDLRTPYDIREVIARLVDGSRFDEFKPRFGETLVTGFAHLKGCPIGIIANNGVLFSEAAQKGAHFVELCSQRKIPLVFLQNITGFMVGRKYENEGIARHGAKMVTAVASTNVPKITMLVGGSFGAGNYGMAGRAYQPRFLWTWPNSRISVMGGEQAAGVLATVKRDAIERQGGAWSIEEEAEFKRPTIEMFEEQSHPLYASARLWDDGIIDPRKSRDVLALSLSAALNAPIEETRFGVFRM, from the coding sequence ATGAAACTCACATCCAAAGCCATGCCCTCCTCGGACGGCTTCAAACAGAACCGCGCGGCGCATCTGGATGCGCTCTCGCAGATCAGCGAGGCGGCTGAGGATGCGCGTCTTGGCGGTGGTGAGAAATCCCGTGCCCGCCACGAAAGCCGGGGCAAGATGCTGCCGCGCCGCCGGGTGGCGAACCTGCTTGATCCGGGCTCTCCGTTTCTTGAGGTTGGAGCGACAGCGGCCCACAATATGTACGACAACGCGGCCCCGGCGGCGGGTGTTGTGGCGGGCATTGGTCGGGTGCACGGGCAAGAGGTCATGGTGGTCTGCAACGATGCCACGGTGAAGGGCGGCACCTATTTCCCGATGACGGTCAAGAAACACCTGCGCGCGCAGGAGATTGCCGAGGAAAACCATCTGCCCTGCATCTATCTGGTCGACAGCGGTGGTGCGAACTTGCCGCAACAGGACGAGGTGTTCCCCGACCGCGACCACTTTGGCCGCATCTTCTATAATCAGGCGCGGATGTCGTCCAAGGGAATCCCGCAGATCGCGGTGGTCATGGGGTCGTGCACGGCGGGCGGAGCGTATGTGCCTGCCATGTCCGACGTCACCATCATCGTCAAGGAACAGGGCACCATCTTCCTTGCCGGTCCGCCGCTGGTCAAGGCCGCGACGGGTGAGGTGGTGAGCGCCGAGGATCTGGGCGGCGGCGATGTCCATACACGCTTGTCAGGTGTGGCGGATTACCTGGCCGAGGATGATGCGCATGCTCTGGCCTTGGCGCGGCGCGCGGTGCAATCGCTCAACATCACCAAGCCGCTGACCGTGAACTGGGCCAATCCCGAAGAGCCTGCCTATGACCCCGAAGAAATCCTGGGCGTCGTCCCCGGCGACCTGCGCACACCGTATGACATCCGCGAGGTGATCGCGCGTCTGGTCGATGGATCACGCTTTGACGAGTTCAAGCCTCGGTTCGGCGAGACGCTGGTGACCGGCTTTGCTCACCTCAAAGGTTGCCCCATCGGCATCATCGCCAACAACGGGGTGCTGTTCTCCGAGGCCGCCCAAAAGGGCGCGCATTTTGTCGAGCTCTGCTCGCAGCGCAAGATCCCGCTGGTCTTCCTGCAAAACATCACTGGCTTCATGGTGGGGCGCAAATACGAAAACGAAGGCATTGCGCGGCACGGGGCCAAGATGGTGACCGCCGTGGCCTCGACCAATGTGCCCAAGATCACCATGCTGGTGGGGGGCTCGTTCGGGGCGGGCAACTACGGCATGGCGGGGCGGGCCTATCAGCCGCGCTTTCTGTGGACCTGGCCGAACTCGCGCATTTCGGTCATGGGCGGCGAACAGGCCGCAGGCGTGCTGGCCACCGTCAAACGCGACGCCATCGAGCGGCAGGGTGGGGCGTGGTCGATCGAAGAAGAGGCCGAATTCAAGCGCCCCACAATTGAGATGTTCGAGGAGCAGAGCCACCCGCTCTATGCCTCGGCGCGTCTATGGGATGATGGCATCATCGATCCGCGCAAATCGCGGGATGTGCTGGCGCTCTCTCTTAGTGCGGCGCTGAACGCCCCGATCGAAGAGACGCGCTTTGGCGTGTTCCGGATGTAA
- a CDS encoding NADH-quinone oxidoreductase subunit C, giving the protein MSEALKELGTHIELKRSDCVLAWDVTHDELNVDVTPSNIVGLIEFLKSDPTCKFSTLVDITGVDYPERGKRFDVVYHLLSMYQNQRIRLRVSIREDDMVPSIIDVHPSANWFEREVFDMFGILFTGHPDLRRILTDYGFRGYPLRKDFPTTGYTEVRYDEAQKRVVYEPVSLVQEYRQFDFMSPWEGAEYILPGDEKQEAK; this is encoded by the coding sequence ATGAGTGAAGCCTTGAAAGAACTGGGCACGCATATCGAGCTCAAGCGCAGTGACTGTGTGCTGGCATGGGATGTAACCCATGACGAGCTGAATGTGGACGTCACACCGTCGAACATCGTTGGGTTGATCGAATTTCTGAAATCCGATCCGACCTGCAAGTTCTCGACCCTGGTGGACATCACCGGTGTGGACTACCCCGAACGCGGCAAGCGGTTCGACGTCGTCTATCACCTGCTGTCGATGTACCAGAACCAGCGCATCCGCCTGCGGGTGTCGATCCGCGAGGATGACATGGTGCCCTCGATCATCGACGTGCACCCCTCGGCAAACTGGTTCGAGCGCGAAGTGTTCGACATGTTCGGCATCCTGTTCACTGGCCACCCGGACCTGCGTCGCATCCTGACCGACTATGGCTTTCGCGGCTATCCGCTGCGCAAGGACTTTCCGACCACTGGCTATACCGAGGTTCGCTATGACGAGGCGCAAAAGCGCGTGGTCTATGAACCTGTCAGCCTGGTGCAGGAATACCGTCAGTTTGACTTCATGAGCCCTTGGGAAGGCGCTGAATACATTTTGCCGGGGGACGAAAAACAGGAGGCCAAGTGA
- a CDS encoding acetyl/propionyl/methylcrotonyl-CoA carboxylase subunit alpha, which translates to MFDTILIANRGEIACRVMDTARSMGVKTVAVYSDADAGAKHVEKADRAVHIGGPAPADSYLRGDVIIQAALDTGAQAIHPGYGFLSENPDFVDAVEAAGLTFIGPSAKAIRAMGLKDAAKALMEEAGVPVVPGYHGANQEPAFLAEQAAEIGYPVLIKAVAGGGGKGMRLVEDAADFAAALESAQGEATTAFGNPDVLIEKFVQKPRHIEVQVFGDGTHAVHLFERDCSLQRRHQKVIEEAPAPGMTAEMREAMGQAGVLAAEAIGYSGAGTVEFIVDGSGGGTGGLHPDHFWFMEMNTRLQVEHPVTEEITGVDLVEWQLRVASGESLPAQQSDLNFTGHAFEARIYAEDVPKGFLPATGTVTHLDFPEDARIDSGVRCGDTISPWYDPMIAKVTVYGPTRGAALRKLERALRWTDVGGTVTNVSFLSVLSAQPDFVAGNMDTGLIDRELDSLTPAPVACTKARSIAALAALGLQDGAGEEGGFTLWGPLGWDVTLTHHDETFEARVLAEGPESFTVALPDVTHHVSRRDGTWWVDATKVQARVSHVGDEVTVFWGNGYRFVVTDPLDRDAAAGGDGNVIEAPMPGLVKAVFAEAGQAVSEGDRLAILEAMKMEHSLLAARDGVVAEVLAEAGAQVEAGAALVRLEEE; encoded by the coding sequence ATGTTTGACACAATTCTAATTGCAAACCGTGGTGAAATCGCCTGCCGCGTGATGGACACGGCCCGCTCCATGGGCGTCAAAACCGTGGCTGTTTACTCTGACGCCGATGCGGGTGCGAAACATGTCGAGAAAGCCGACCGCGCGGTGCACATCGGTGGACCTGCACCGGCGGACAGCTACCTGCGGGGCGATGTGATCATCCAGGCCGCGCTCGATACTGGCGCGCAGGCGATCCACCCCGGCTATGGCTTTCTGTCCGAGAACCCCGATTTCGTGGATGCGGTCGAGGCGGCGGGCCTGACCTTTATCGGTCCCTCTGCCAAGGCGATCCGGGCCATGGGGCTCAAGGATGCGGCCAAGGCGTTGATGGAAGAGGCAGGCGTTCCGGTGGTCCCCGGTTATCATGGTGCCAATCAGGAGCCCGCGTTCCTGGCAGAGCAGGCTGCGGAAATCGGCTATCCGGTGCTGATCAAGGCCGTAGCAGGCGGCGGTGGCAAGGGGATGCGGCTGGTCGAAGACGCTGCTGATTTCGCTGCTGCACTTGAGAGTGCCCAGGGTGAGGCGACCACGGCCTTTGGCAACCCGGATGTGCTGATTGAGAAGTTCGTGCAAAAACCGCGCCATATCGAGGTTCAGGTGTTTGGCGACGGCACCCATGCGGTGCATCTGTTCGAACGGGATTGCTCGTTGCAGCGCCGCCATCAGAAGGTGATCGAAGAGGCACCCGCTCCCGGCATGACAGCCGAGATGCGTGAAGCGATGGGGCAGGCTGGGGTTCTTGCGGCTGAGGCAATCGGCTACTCTGGCGCGGGCACAGTTGAGTTCATAGTAGACGGCTCGGGCGGGGGAACGGGCGGGCTGCACCCGGATCACTTCTGGTTCATGGAGATGAATACGCGCCTGCAGGTGGAGCATCCTGTGACCGAGGAAATCACCGGCGTGGATCTGGTGGAGTGGCAATTGCGGGTGGCCTCAGGCGAGTCCCTGCCTGCGCAACAATCGGACTTGAACTTCACCGGTCACGCGTTTGAGGCGCGGATCTATGCCGAGGATGTGCCCAAGGGCTTCTTGCCTGCTACCGGTACAGTGACTCATCTGGACTTTCCCGAAGACGCGCGCATCGACAGCGGTGTGCGCTGTGGTGATACGATCAGCCCCTGGTATGATCCGATGATTGCCAAGGTGACGGTCTACGGCCCCACCCGTGGAGCCGCCCTGCGAAAGCTGGAGCGTGCTTTGCGGTGGACCGATGTGGGCGGGACGGTGACCAATGTCTCGTTCCTGAGTGTGCTGTCGGCGCAGCCTGATTTTGTGGCTGGCAACATGGACACTGGCCTGATTGATCGCGAGTTGGATTCGCTGACACCTGCGCCGGTGGCCTGCACCAAGGCACGCTCGATTGCGGCACTGGCGGCGCTCGGGTTGCAGGATGGCGCGGGGGAGGAGGGCGGCTTCACCCTCTGGGGGCCGCTTGGCTGGGACGTGACGCTGACCCATCATGATGAGACGTTCGAGGCCCGTGTTCTGGCCGAGGGACCTGAGAGCTTCACCGTGGCGTTGCCGGATGTGACGCATCACGTCAGCCGCCGCGACGGCACCTGGTGGGTGGATGCCACCAAAGTGCAGGCGCGCGTGTCGCACGTTGGCGATGAGGTCACAGTGTTCTGGGGCAACGGCTATCGCTTTGTCGTGACCGACCCGCTGGACCGTGATGCGGCCGCGGGGGGCGACGGCAACGTGATCGAGGCGCCGATGCCGGGTCTGGTCAAGGCGGTCTTTGCCGAAGCGGGGCAGGCCGTAAGCGAAGGCGACCGTTTGGCCATTCTGGAGGCGATGAAGATGGAGCATTCGCTGCTGGCCGCGCGTGATGGCGTGGTTGCCGAGGTTCTGGCCGAGGCCGGCGCGCAGGTCGAAGCCGGGGCTGCTCTGGTGCGGCTGGAAGAGGAATAA
- a CDS encoding hydroxymethylglutaryl-CoA lyase, producing MGDRVEIFEMGPRDGLQNEKREIPVAEKIALVDCLSRAGFRRIEVASFVSPKWVPQMAGSGEVLAGITRADGVSYAALTPNMRGYQDAVAAQADEIAVFASASEGFSKANINATIAESIARFVPILEAAREIGLPVRGYVSCVTDCPFDGPTPPGRVAEVAGRLLDLGCYEVSLGDTVGQGTPESITAMLGAALDRVPAAKLAGHYHDTAGRALINIDASLELGVRVFDAAVGGLGGCPYAPGAAGNVATEAVVNHLTEQGYETGLDMAVLDEAAQMARMMRTG from the coding sequence ATGGGTGATCGGGTCGAGATATTCGAGATGGGGCCTCGGGACGGGCTGCAGAACGAAAAGCGTGAGATTCCGGTGGCAGAGAAGATCGCACTGGTCGACTGCCTCAGCCGGGCGGGGTTCCGCCGGATCGAGGTGGCCAGTTTCGTCTCGCCCAAATGGGTGCCGCAGATGGCAGGCTCGGGCGAGGTTCTGGCCGGCATCACCCGTGCGGACGGCGTAAGCTATGCTGCGCTGACGCCGAATATGCGCGGATATCAGGATGCGGTAGCGGCCCAGGCGGATGAGATCGCAGTCTTTGCCTCTGCCTCGGAAGGGTTTTCCAAGGCCAATATCAACGCCACCATCGCCGAGAGCATCGCGCGATTTGTGCCGATCCTTGAAGCCGCGCGTGAGATTGGATTGCCGGTGCGGGGCTATGTCTCTTGCGTGACCGACTGCCCCTTTGACGGGCCAACCCCGCCGGGGCGGGTGGCCGAGGTGGCCGGGCGTCTGTTGGATCTGGGCTGCTATGAGGTCTCGCTGGGGGATACAGTCGGGCAGGGCACGCCCGAGAGCATCACAGCGATGTTGGGAGCGGCTCTGGATCGGGTACCCGCCGCAAAACTCGCCGGGCATTACCACGATACCGCTGGCCGGGCGCTGATCAACATCGACGCTTCGCTGGAGTTGGGAGTGCGTGTCTTTGATGCGGCCGTTGGTGGTTTGGGCGGCTGCCCTTATGCGCCGGGTGCTGCGGGTAACGTGGCAACTGAGGCCGTTGTGAACCATCTGACCGAACAAGGCTATGAAACCGGATTGGACATGGCCGTTCTGGATGAGGCGGCGCAGATGGCCCGCATGATGCGGACAGGGTGA
- a CDS encoding NADH-quinone oxidoreductase subunit A has product MEELLREYLPILVFLAVAVGLGIVLILAAVILAVRNPDPEKVSAYECGFNAFDDARMKFDVRFYLVSILFIIFDLEIAFLFPWAVGFKDISDVGFWSMMVFLGVLTIGFAYEWKKGALEWE; this is encoded by the coding sequence GTGGAAGAGCTGTTGCGGGAGTACCTCCCGATTCTGGTGTTTCTGGCCGTCGCTGTCGGCCTTGGCATCGTTTTGATTTTGGCCGCCGTGATCCTGGCCGTGCGCAACCCGGACCCCGAAAAGGTAAGTGCCTACGAATGCGGTTTCAACGCCTTCGATGACGCGCGCATGAAATTCGATGTCCGGTTTTACCTCGTCTCGATCCTTTTCATTATCTTTGATCTGGAAATCGCTTTCCTGTTCCCTTGGGCCGTCGGCTTCAAGGACATCAGTGACGTGGGTTTCTGGTCGATGATGGTGTTCCTGGGCGTTCTGACCATCGGCTTTGCCTATGAGTGGAAGAAGGGGGCCCTGGAATGGGAGTGA
- the nuoE gene encoding NADH-quinone oxidoreductase subunit NuoE, with the protein MLRRLHPEQPESFAFTPANLAWAEGQITKYPEGRQASAIIPLLWRAQEQEGWLTRPAIEAVADMLDMAYIRALEVASFYFMFQLQPVGSVAHIQICGTTSCMICGAEDLIAVCQEKIATKPHVVSADGKFSWEEVECLGSCTNAPMAQIGKDYYEDLTSEKFGQLIDELAAGKVPTPGPQNGRYGAEPLSGLTSLTDYDSGRTQYNASVQLAVDIGDTVKRIEGTEVPLLTPWLKDAKSPKAEKPKVKPAPKKAATPEVEPEAGDKPATLDAARDGKADDLKMIKGVGPKLEGVLNGIGIFHYDQIAAWTEAEVAWADQNLVGFKGRVSRDDWVAQAKLLATGEETEFAKRAKEDGTYEEDT; encoded by the coding sequence ATGCTACGCCGTCTGCATCCCGAACAACCCGAAAGCTTTGCTTTCACCCCGGCCAACTTGGCCTGGGCCGAAGGGCAGATCACCAAATACCCCGAAGGCCGCCAGGCCAGTGCGATCATTCCACTGCTGTGGCGCGCGCAAGAGCAGGAGGGCTGGCTGACCCGCCCCGCCATCGAAGCTGTCGCCGACATGCTGGACATGGCCTATATCCGTGCGCTGGAAGTGGCCTCGTTCTACTTCATGTTTCAGCTGCAACCGGTTGGTTCTGTTGCGCATATCCAGATCTGCGGCACGACGTCCTGCATGATCTGCGGTGCCGAGGATCTGATCGCTGTTTGCCAGGAAAAGATCGCGACCAAACCGCATGTGGTCTCGGCCGATGGCAAGTTCAGCTGGGAAGAGGTGGAATGCCTGGGCTCGTGCACCAATGCGCCCATGGCCCAGATCGGCAAAGACTACTACGAAGATCTGACATCCGAAAAGTTCGGCCAACTGATCGACGAACTGGCGGCGGGCAAGGTGCCCACACCCGGCCCGCAGAACGGCCGCTATGGCGCCGAGCCGCTGAGCGGCTTGACCAGTCTGACGGACTACGACAGCGGTCGCACGCAGTACAACGCCTCCGTGCAGCTGGCGGTAGATATTGGTGATACGGTCAAGCGCATCGAAGGCACCGAAGTGCCGCTGCTGACGCCGTGGCTCAAGGATGCCAAATCGCCGAAGGCTGAGAAACCCAAGGTCAAGCCTGCGCCCAAGAAGGCGGCAACGCCTGAGGTTGAACCAGAGGCGGGCGACAAGCCTGCAACTCTGGACGCGGCGCGTGATGGCAAGGCCGATGACCTGAAGATGATCAAGGGCGTTGGTCCCAAGCTGGAAGGGGTGCTGAACGGCATCGGTATCTTCCACTACGACCAGATCGCTGCATGGACTGAGGCTGAAGTGGCTTGGGCGGACCAGAACCTGGTCGGCTTCAAGGGCCGTGTCAGCCGGGATGATTGGGTGGCGCAGGCCAAACTGCTCGCCACCGGAGAGGAAACAGAGTTCGCAAAGCGGGCCAAAGAAGACGGGACTTACGAAGAAGACACATAA
- a CDS encoding NuoB/complex I 20 kDa subunit family protein — MGVMTGANTAGVDKEVATQALNAELQDKGFLLTSTEDIINWARTGSLHWMTFGLACCAVEMMHTSMPRYDAERFGIAPRASPRQSDVMIVAGTLTNKMAPALRKVYDQMPEPRYVISMGSCANGGGYYHYSYSVVRGCDRIVPVDIYVPGCPPTAEALLYGLMQLQRKIRRTGTIVR; from the coding sequence ATGGGAGTGATGACGGGTGCAAACACCGCAGGTGTCGACAAGGAAGTCGCCACCCAGGCCCTGAATGCCGAGCTGCAGGACAAAGGGTTCCTGCTGACCTCGACCGAGGATATCATCAACTGGGCCCGCACCGGCAGCTTGCACTGGATGACCTTTGGTCTGGCCTGCTGCGCGGTCGAGATGATGCACACCTCGATGCCGCGCTATGACGCTGAGCGTTTCGGGATTGCCCCGCGTGCTTCTCCGCGCCAATCCGACGTCATGATCGTTGCCGGCACCCTGACCAACAAGATGGCTCCGGCGCTGCGCAAGGTTTATGATCAGATGCCCGAGCCGCGCTATGTGATCTCGATGGGGTCCTGTGCCAATGGGGGCGGGTACTATCACTACTCCTATTCGGTGGTGCGTGGCTGTGATCGCATCGTTCCGGTGGACATCTATGTTCCCGGCTGCCCACCAACGGCCGAGGCGTTGCTTTATGGCCTGATGCAGCTGCAACGCAAAATCCGCCGCACGGGGACGATTGTACGATGA
- a CDS encoding crotonase/enoyl-CoA hydratase family protein gives MFETIDLTTDARGVATLTLNRVDKHNAMSAQMLAELTQAAGQLAEDDAVRVVVLTGAGKSFCAGGDLAWMQAQMAADSQTRFVEARKLAEMLQALNTLPKPLIGALQGNAFGGGVGMASVCDIAIGVDTLKMGLTETRLGIIPATIGPYVISRMGEARARRVFMSARIFGAAEAVELGLLAKMVPAEELAAAVEAEVTPYLSCAPGAVAAAKQLTRELGPRIDDAVIDTTIQALVDRWETTEAVEGIGAFFDKRKPNWV, from the coding sequence ATGTTTGAGACCATTGACCTTACGACCGACGCACGCGGCGTTGCGACTTTGACCCTGAACCGGGTGGACAAGCACAACGCGATGTCGGCGCAAATGCTGGCCGAATTGACGCAGGCGGCCGGACAGCTGGCGGAGGATGATGCCGTGCGGGTTGTTGTGCTGACGGGGGCGGGCAAGTCGTTCTGCGCGGGTGGCGATCTGGCCTGGATGCAGGCTCAGATGGCTGCGGATTCCCAAACCCGCTTTGTCGAGGCGCGCAAGCTGGCCGAGATGCTGCAGGCGCTGAACACCCTGCCGAAACCGCTGATCGGGGCCTTGCAGGGCAACGCCTTTGGCGGCGGCGTGGGTATGGCGTCGGTCTGTGACATCGCCATCGGGGTCGATACGCTCAAGATGGGGCTGACTGAAACCCGGCTGGGGATCATCCCGGCCACCATCGGGCCCTATGTCATCTCGCGCATGGGCGAGGCACGGGCACGGCGGGTGTTCATGTCGGCGCGCATCTTTGGGGCGGCCGAAGCGGTTGAGCTGGGACTGTTGGCCAAAATGGTTCCTGCCGAGGAACTGGCAGCGGCGGTCGAGGCCGAGGTGACGCCATACCTCAGCTGTGCGCCGGGGGCTGTGGCGGCGGCCAAGCAACTGACCCGGGAGCTGGGTCCGCGCATCGATGACGCCGTGATCGACACCACGATCCAGGCCCTTGTTGACCGTTGGGAAACCACCGAAGCGGTCGAGGGGATCGGAGCGTTTTTCGACAAACGAAAACCCAACTGGGTTTGA
- a CDS encoding nuclear transport factor 2 family protein, translating to MTTALEQVNAAAEAYCVALNKADGDALDALCHDRFLMTWVKDDGTPRFLNKEKFVGGIHTLDADKDAPSFEVISVDVEGPDMAHVKLWVDMPPRRYLDYLGFFRVEGEWRLITKLFRVAEGPEL from the coding sequence ATGACAACAGCCCTGGAACAGGTGAACGCGGCGGCAGAGGCCTACTGCGTCGCGCTGAACAAGGCGGACGGCGATGCGCTGGATGCGCTGTGTCATGACCGGTTCCTGATGACCTGGGTCAAGGACGATGGCACCCCACGGTTCCTGAACAAGGAAAAGTTCGTGGGTGGTATCCACACATTGGATGCCGACAAGGATGCGCCCTCGTTCGAGGTGATCTCGGTCGACGTCGAAGGCCCGGACATGGCCCACGTCAAACTGTGGGTCGACATGCCGCCCCGGCGGTATCTGGATTACCTGGGCTTTTTCCGGGTCGAAGGCGAATGGCGCCTGATTACAAAACTGTTCCGCGTGGCCGAAGGCCCCGAACTGTAA
- a CDS encoding DUF5337 domain-containing protein: MNTEQDKAIAQKGRHIGLVIAGTMVLWVVMTLFVGPAIGLAGRYALLFDFAALAAFVYAVINIIQLWRMRQASEQDRQR; this comes from the coding sequence ATGAACACGGAACAGGACAAAGCCATCGCCCAAAAGGGCCGCCACATCGGTCTGGTTATCGCCGGAACGATGGTGCTGTGGGTTGTCATGACGCTGTTCGTCGGTCCGGCCATTGGATTGGCCGGGCGCTATGCGCTGCTGTTCGATTTCGCCGCCTTGGCGGCGTTCGTCTATGCAGTGATCAACATCATTCAACTCTGGCGTATGCGTCAGGCCAGTGAACAAGACAGGCAAAGGTAG
- a CDS encoding AAA family ATPase, which translates to MPVLMSLTGLPGVGKSTIAKRVAKDTGALWLWIDQIEVAMKASHMVTDDLADAGYAAAQAVARGALRQGFDVIADCVNPIMLTRAAWRALADDTGARFITVELKCSDQDAHRRRIETRQIDLPGWVGPDWQAVQDRTYEPMLDADVRLDTGLTSVEAAVERLSRALEAAKQET; encoded by the coding sequence GTGCCGGTTCTGATGTCTCTCACCGGATTGCCGGGCGTAGGTAAGTCCACGATTGCCAAGCGGGTGGCCAAAGACACTGGTGCGCTGTGGTTGTGGATTGATCAGATCGAGGTGGCGATGAAGGCCTCTCACATGGTGACGGATGATCTGGCCGATGCGGGTTATGCCGCCGCGCAGGCTGTGGCCAGAGGGGCCTTGCGTCAGGGGTTCGACGTCATCGCAGACTGTGTGAACCCCATCATGCTGACACGCGCGGCATGGCGGGCGTTGGCGGACGATACGGGTGCCCGTTTCATCACGGTCGAACTGAAGTGCTCGGATCAGGACGCGCATCGCCGCAGGATTGAAACGCGGCAGATCGATTTGCCGGGTTGGGTCGGTCCCGACTGGCAGGCAGTCCAAGACCGCACCTATGAGCCGATGCTGGATGCGGATGTGAGATTGGATACGGGCCTGACCTCGGTCGAGGCCGCCGTTGAAAGATTGAGCCGGGCCCTTGAGGCGGCGAAACAGGAGACTTGA
- a CDS encoding NADH-quinone oxidoreductase subunit D, producing the protein MDGSKGFDDALTGEQKIRNFNINFGPQHPAAHGVLRLVLELDGEIVERCDPHIGLLHRGTEKLMESRTYLQNLPYFDRLDYVAPMNQEHAWCLAIEKLTGVEVPRRASLIRVLYSEIGRILNHLLNVTTQAMDVGALTPPLWGFEEREKLMVFYERACGARLHAAYFRPGGVHQDLPDDLIDDIEAWSHEFPAVMDDIDGLLTENRIFKQRNADIGVVTEEDIQKYGFSGVMVRGSGLAWDLRRAQPYECYNEFEFQVPVGKNGDCYDRYLVRMEEMRQSLHIIRQAIAKLRDCPGDVLARGKITPPKRSDMKTSMESLIHHFKLYTEGFHVPAGEVYAAVEAPKGEFGVYLVADGTNKPYRAKLRAPGFLHLQAMDHVAKGHQLADVAAIIGTMDVVFGEIDR; encoded by the coding sequence ATGGACGGCAGCAAGGGCTTCGACGACGCTCTGACGGGCGAGCAGAAGATCCGCAACTTCAACATCAACTTTGGTCCCCAGCACCCGGCGGCGCACGGCGTGCTGCGTCTGGTTCTGGAACTGGACGGCGAGATCGTGGAACGCTGCGACCCGCATATCGGCCTGCTGCACCGTGGCACCGAAAAGCTGATGGAAAGCCGCACTTACCTGCAGAACCTGCCGTATTTCGATCGTCTGGATTACGTGGCGCCGATGAATCAGGAACACGCCTGGTGTCTGGCCATCGAAAAGTTGACCGGGGTCGAGGTGCCGCGCCGTGCCTCGCTGATCCGGGTGCTCTATTCCGAGATCGGCCGCATCCTGAACCACCTGCTGAACGTGACCACTCAGGCGATGGACGTGGGCGCGCTGACCCCGCCGCTCTGGGGGTTCGAAGAGCGTGAAAAGCTGATGGTGTTCTATGAACGCGCCTGTGGTGCACGTTTGCACGCAGCCTATTTCCGCCCCGGTGGTGTGCATCAGGACCTGCCTGATGACTTGATCGATGATATCGAGGCCTGGAGCCACGAGTTCCCGGCTGTTATGGACGACATCGACGGCCTGCTGACTGAAAACCGCATCTTCAAACAGCGCAACGCCGATATCGGCGTCGTGACCGAGGAAGACATCCAGAAGTACGGCTTTTCGGGTGTGATGGTGCGCGGTTCGGGCCTGGCTTGGGACTTGCGCCGCGCGCAGCCCTATGAATGCTACAACGAGTTCGAATTCCAGGTGCCCGTGGGCAAGAACGGCGACTGCTATGACCGTTACCTGGTGCGGATGGAAGAGATGCGCCAGTCGCTGCACATCATCCGCCAGGCCATCGCCAAGCTGCGCGATTGCCCGGGCGATGTTTTGGCGCGTGGCAAGATCACCCCGCCGAAACGCTCGGACATGAAAACCTCGATGGAAAGCCTGATCCATCACTTCAAGCTTTACACCGAAGGGTTCCACGTGCCTGCCGGTGAAGTTTATGCCGCTGTCGAGGCCCCCAAAGGTGAATTCGGCGTTTATCTGGTGGCTGATGGCACCAACAAGCCGTACCGCGCCAAGCTGCGTGCGCCGGGTTTCCTGCACCTGCAAGCGATGGATCACGTGGCAAAGGGACACCAGTTGGCCGACGTGGCTGCCATCATCGGCACCATGGATGTTGTGTTCGGGGAGATCGACCGATGA